CCTTACGGCCAGGTCCACGGGATCGTCAGGCCCTATGGTTATGACGTTCTTTGTCATGATGGGTTCGAGGCTGTCACGCTTTGATAGCGCCACGGCTTTCGATACGTCCCATGCGGTGACTATACCCACCAGCTTTCCGCCGTCGTCGACGACCGGCAGGTGGTTGAACCTGTCCTGTATGATCTTTTTTGCGGCCTCGTCAACGCTGAACCCGCGCCTTATGGTGGCGACGTTTCGCACCATTATGTCTTTTACCAGAGGCATGACTTGCGACTCCTTCATGGGCTTAGACAGCGACTGGCGAGTCAGGTTCTCTGCCGGAGATGAAAGGAAGAACTTTCCTCCTTTGATCCAGCTCTTTAGCTCCGCAGCTACCTTTCTTGCGTTATAGAAGCTTGACAGCGATGATGTTTTGACCTCCTTCCCGTTAAGGTCTACCATGCCGCTTTTTAGCTCCTCGTAGGATACTTCCCTGAGAGCCGGCTTGGACCTTCTCGGAACTGAGTAATCATATATGGTGGTCTTAATGTCCGCGTCGCTGACTGCCGTGAACTTTGCCATGTCATCGTTAAGAATGGGTATGGGTATGCCGAGGCCAACGAACATCGACGTGCCGTACTTATAGATGGAAGCGGCCCTGATATAGTCCCTGCTCATCTTTTTAAGGTCCCCGGTCACTGCAAGCGTACCGAAGCCGCTGCCGGGATTATGCTGGGTCCCTTCCGATATTATATAGCCCGGGGCTCCTCCGAGGAATATCCTCGTGCCGACCCCTATCGTGCGATATTCGGGATCGTTTGACAGCGGGGATAAAACTCCCGCTCCGGAGTAGGTTATATTACCATAATGCGGCAAAAGCGTGCCCATATATGTATAGATCGCCTTGCCTGAGCCATTAGTGGCCGAGTTATAGTTCTGGTACCCGTTACGCGGGTTTACCATCATTGCCTGGTTGATGTCATTGATAGTGATAGATGTCTCGACATATTTTCTCGGGTAGCAATCCGTCCCGTATGCAGTAGCCTTTAATGTCACCTCTTTTCCTGAGATGAGGTCTTCGATGACATGTGAGCCTCCGTACTCTATCCCTTTAGTTTCGGAGATCTGGGTCGCGCCGATATATGCGTCGATAGCGGCTATGCCCGTATATGCCTCCACATCGTTAAGCCATACTTTTTGCATTTTTATGGGAGGGTCTGAATGCCCGAAATTGAGGAACGCTCCTGACGAGCACATAGCGCCGAAAGTACCGGTAGTAACTACATCCACCTGCCGGGCCGCCTCTTCCACGCCGACTTCCTGGACAAGAGATGTCATCTCTTCTGCCGTTATCACGTGTACGGAACCGTCTCTTATTTTTTCGTTTATTTCTTCAATTGTCCTCTTTACCATTGCTACCACTACTAAATCTACACAGCAGTAATAATACTTATGACTATTTATAATTGCTGGTAATAATCATGACCGCGTTGCCATATTATGAAAGTAAGGCATAACGTATCAGGCCCCTTGACGTGATACGCCGGTCGATGACGACATACATGATAATATCTGATAACATCAATACACGAATACTTTATGTTGAATGCGGCCGGGAGCTGATTTAATGCCGCAGCTTGTTTTGATCGGCAGCAGGCAGGGTTATCAGGAACTTGGCGCCCTTTTTATAATCCCCGGGTACGCGGTCATCGACGCGTATTTCGCCGCCATATTTTTCCACGAGGTTTTTTACTATATGTAGCCCCAGCCCTTTTCTTGACCCGCGCTTAAATATATAAAACAGTCTCTTTTTAAAGTCGTCATCTATACCGGTCCCGTCATCTTCATAGATTATACGGTAACAATCCTTTTTACCTGACTTTATTTTCTCGACCCTTATCCATATGGTCACTTCGTCTCTTGAGTATTTCACGGAATTGTCCAGAAGGTTCGCGAAAATCTCACCTATGAGCGGTGTCGCGAGAATGTACGATCCGGGAGCCGGCTCATAGTTTATTTCCACCTTTTTGTTGGCGATCTTTTTGTAATATTTGATCGATTCAAGTATCGCGTCATTCAGGTCTACCCTGCTGAAAGCCTCTTCGAAATATTTTATCCGCTGAAGCTTTTTTACGTTATCGATCAGGCTAGAGCTCTTCGCTATGGCATCTATGGCCTGTCTTATGGGACCGATTATGTCCTCGCTCGCGTCCTGAAGCTTTATCTCGGTCATCTCCAGGTTTCCAAGGCTGACCTGGTTCATATTATTGACATCATGCGCCAGCAGATCGAGGTATAGCTCCGCCTCATTACGGGATTCGATAAGCTCTTTTTCAAGCTGCTTTCTTAGAGTGACGTCCATACCGAAACGTATAACACCGATGACGCTCCCGTACTCGTTCCTTAGGGCGGTCTCTGTCCATGAGATAGTGCGTTCACCATCGTTTTTTATCTTTATAGGCTCATCCACGGTCCTCGGATAAGCGTTCTTTATCATCAGTTCCACATATTCTTCCCGCTTCTTTGACGGTTCCGCGGGATGAAATAGCTCATAAAAGTCCTTTCCAAGTACCTCATCCTTATCGTAGCCGGATATCATTTGCGCCCCGCGGTTGAACAGGGTGATCCTGCCCCTGACGTCTGTCGCGACGATAAAGACGTTAGAGGTCTCAATTATACTTCTTGCAAGCTCCTTCTCTCTTGTAAGCTCCCTTGTCCTGTTCTGGACCATAGCTTCAAGGCCTTTTGAATATTCTTCCAGTGCCGCGGTCTTATC
The nucleotide sequence above comes from Methanooceanicella nereidis. Encoded proteins:
- a CDS encoding XylR N-terminal domain-containing protein, which translates into the protein MKFSDISMDMIDFTPDGFIKIGDDRFILTSAESLGNLRKQLIGTIGKRLAMGVLMRYGYASGYRDALDLKKKYDWDSEEDWMKAGPMLHSIEGVARVRTKKLTFDREAGLFYMEGIWTDSYEALEHKKYFGESDEPVCWTLMGYASGYCSAFLGHEAICLERSCEAMGDNICSFTVKTRDQWGSEADEIIEALKPTTIGEDLSYMEKLIRDKTAALEEYSKGLEAMVQNRTRELTREKELARSIIETSNVFIVATDVRGRITLFNRGAQMISGYDKDEVLGKDFYELFHPAEPSKKREEYVELMIKNAYPRTVDEPIKIKNDGERTISWTETALRNEYGSVIGVIRFGMDVTLRKQLEKELIESRNEAELYLDLLAHDVNNMNQVSLGNLEMTEIKLQDASEDIIGPIRQAIDAIAKSSSLIDNVKKLQRIKYFEEAFSRVDLNDAILESIKYYKKIANKKVEINYEPAPGSYILATPLIGEIFANLLDNSVKYSRDEVTIWIRVEKIKSGKKDCYRIIYEDDGTGIDDDFKKRLFYIFKRGSRKGLGLHIVKNLVEKYGGEIRVDDRVPGDYKKGAKFLITLPAADQNKLRH
- a CDS encoding homocysteine biosynthesis protein, whose amino-acid sequence is MVKRTIEEINEKIRDGSVHVITAEEMTSLVQEVGVEEAARQVDVVTTGTFGAMCSSGAFLNFGHSDPPIKMQKVWLNDVEAYTGIAAIDAYIGATQISETKGIEYGGSHVIEDLISGKEVTLKATAYGTDCYPRKYVETSITINDINQAMMVNPRNGYQNYNSATNGSGKAIYTYMGTLLPHYGNITYSGAGVLSPLSNDPEYRTIGVGTRIFLGGAPGYIISEGTQHNPGSGFGTLAVTGDLKKMSRDYIRAASIYKYGTSMFVGLGIPIPILNDDMAKFTAVSDADIKTTIYDYSVPRRSKPALREVSYEELKSGMVDLNGKEVKTSSLSSFYNARKVAAELKSWIKGGKFFLSSPAENLTRQSLSKPMKESQVMPLVKDIMVRNVATIRRGFSVDEAAKKIIQDRFNHLPVVDDGGKLVGIVTAWDVSKAVALSKRDSLEPIMTKNVITIGPDDPVDLAVRLLERYNISALPVIDGDKKVIGIVTGEGLSKLLARGVQK